From Terriglobus sp. TAA 43, the proteins below share one genomic window:
- a CDS encoding LysR family transcriptional regulator, whose amino-acid sequence MPELSIDVSTLEVLQATAMNDWAEFRHFRYLLVILEKQGFRVAAEELNSSQPNLTVQARQFQENAAVRLFRKSRNGRIRPTETGLAFIALARLLLTTRDEVVEALRAIERGEVRALRIGCNHWADLNVFRDLCAIHREIIPSCTILPTYEDIALLAEAVLTGELDAAVVSLPLEHSDLHIEEIRKERLVVCLRKDDPLALKIAIPPSDLQGKLSVLFSPHRHPGAHERLLELLSEAGLSVSEYSVASNLLEIQMLVKDGHGVALVREGSVLDAELTTRPVAGVTWTVDTAIIYRASQHPKTIPVALRTLQQRYKQQEKMIVVPKRPPQPSSTALRDDIPRSRDLGRRAS is encoded by the coding sequence ATGCCCGAACTCTCAATCGATGTCTCAACCCTTGAGGTTCTTCAGGCAACTGCTATGAACGATTGGGCCGAGTTTCGCCATTTTCGATATCTGCTTGTCATTCTCGAGAAGCAAGGTTTTCGAGTCGCAGCGGAAGAGCTGAACTCATCACAACCAAATCTCACCGTCCAGGCACGGCAGTTCCAAGAGAACGCTGCCGTTCGCCTATTTCGCAAATCAAGAAACGGAAGAATTCGGCCTACCGAAACGGGGCTTGCCTTTATCGCACTGGCTCGCCTCTTACTGACTACCCGAGACGAAGTCGTGGAAGCACTTCGCGCAATCGAACGCGGTGAAGTACGTGCGCTTCGAATCGGCTGCAATCACTGGGCGGATCTGAACGTTTTCCGTGATCTATGCGCCATACATCGAGAGATCATTCCATCCTGCACAATTCTTCCGACGTACGAAGACATCGCTCTCCTCGCTGAAGCGGTATTGACGGGAGAACTCGATGCCGCGGTCGTCTCGTTGCCTCTCGAACATTCCGATCTCCACATCGAAGAAATCCGGAAAGAACGTTTAGTGGTTTGTCTGCGTAAGGACGATCCATTAGCTCTCAAGATCGCGATACCCCCTTCAGACTTACAAGGAAAGCTTTCGGTTCTCTTCAGTCCACACAGACATCCTGGAGCTCATGAACGCCTCCTCGAACTTCTAAGTGAAGCCGGGCTTAGCGTTTCGGAGTATTCCGTCGCTTCAAATCTCTTGGAGATTCAAATGCTCGTAAAGGACGGTCACGGTGTTGCACTGGTACGGGAGGGAAGTGTCCTTGATGCGGAGCTAACAACCCGTCCCGTTGCGGGCGTGACCTGGACTGTAGACACTGCGATCATCTATCGAGCGAGCCAACATCCCAAGACGATTCCTGTCGCTCTCAGGACATTACAACAACGATATAAGCAGCAAGAGAAGATGATTGTTGTTCCGAAGCGCCCACCACAGCCATCGAGCACCGCATTGCGTGACGACATTCCTCGTTCGAGAGACCTTGGAAGAAGAGCAAGCTAA